The Raphanus sativus cultivar WK10039 chromosome 2, ASM80110v3, whole genome shotgun sequence DNA segment gacaacaagtgatacccctttaaggatgacacgctatatgtccaaacaaaatttaaggtcaatgtttaacctaatcctaaaaaaacagatttgaattttaaaccctaatccttaaagtttaaatctgattttaagaaaccctaaatcctaaaatataaagcatgtgattacatgactttcgttttgtatggacaacaagtgatacccctttaaggatgacacgctatatgtccaaacaaaacataaggttaatgttttccacatcttttggtcgatgatgcacaccatagtgtggctagaccatgattttcttttaagtcaatgatgcataccaataggtatgactagaccatatgaagtaaaggtcgatgatacgtactcttaagtacgattagaccataaaacaaaatcaatggtcgatgatgttcaccctcaggtgcaactagatttttcacctatgattcacggtgatcatccacgatgatccgcgttgatctatgatccatgatgatcctcgatgatccgcgataatctacgatgatcagtgatccaaggtgatccacggtgatcctcgatgatccacggtgatccacaatcaccggtgatggatgatgcgcaccacagtgcagctaaatcacgatccgttttatttggtcgaggatgtgtaccgaatggtactactagaccattaaatcgcatgggtcgatgtagcataccatatggtatggctaaaccatgcactcttccatcccactattttcaagggatttataaatcaaataagttgattaagtgatggatgagttatgagaaagtaaatttctaaagagaatgcaaactggccgtatggccctcttatttgtttgctggcaatgtgatttaattgtgtaatagccgaatggcattggtcacacaagccatatggctttattgtttacatactagccgagtgccttttatttcttggatagccaatggcatcagaaaattgtatgtactaacacaaatcattttgatatgattcagatgtcgagactccatcactcggattacccagcccttgatctcaatggagacaattaccttgattgggcgatgaacacttcagccgatttaaagtctaaaggacttgggaagtgtatcaaatacggcaatgatacccttgcatatgaaaggcgtagagctgttttgataatgaaaaagcatctcgtgaaggatctgtatgatgagtgcagttacatcaacgatccttacgatctctggtcgagattgaacaccatgttcttcgagccactactagatgagtccatgaaagaatggaaggctctgaggttccaggattatgaatccgtggatgactatcactttgatcttatgagaatcacctatagtcttaaactatgtggtgtagtgataacaaactatgacttgttaagcaagactcgtgacacgatccattcaaaggaagtgttgttatcacagaaggctaaaggtttcacaacctattacgaccttctctcatacctttcagctcttgaggaaaagaagcagaaaaggaaagtcaacctcgacaaactcgactatgttatggagataagtgccgagtatcaatgtgagatgatatacggtgatgctgaagaagctaagaaaagaaaattcgggtggactcatatagatgatgagattggtttattcattgaatagagaaccaaatgtgagccacgtccaagatgttattatggactggccggctattgtttaagccttttgacattctgatttcatacttatgatttggtgttttcttttaaatataatttgtcattcaaatttcatagcattaataaaagtttttcttttatcttgattgatttgcttgaaaaatatttttgattgacaaatgagaatgaaaactcgagaagagtatgtctagaccaccacgcctaaggcatggccttaagaggcacgaaatttatcacctaagacccattgagagagacccaaaatccccactggccgtggacaaggataccacaataaccgtggttgtagatccaatcatggtcgaggagggagtaaaggtcgaaatggcattacaagccacatcaaaatggtttcaataataaaccaatgggcagagcaaagcaaaaggaaatgtttcttttagcttatgaaaatcgccaaaggcatacatataaaagaggtcgagactacattctccctactgatctaatactatgctaaggatcggtgtgataaggcataaaagcctaggtaaccagtaaggttcaccaacgaatttatacactttatggcatgaccggattagccatcctggtctgaacttgattaataaggcacaaagagttatcccataagatctcacgttgtgaaacatgtacacaagggaaactcagtaggcttcattgttccaagcaacacgaaagtataatctgatcatgaggatAGTAAGaacaaaacccgtgatcatgaccagaccacaaattcgtgtatcatggtctaaaaccatgctgaccgtccaagcattacgtttaagtgaggacaaacaaacgtactttatagcatgttcatgagggggagaataaacactccgtgtggtccatgaccatactataaaacccgaacatgataagcatggctgaaggccataaggcattatagcttggccgtaaaaggcataacctataaggttgagacttcaaaagtctataagcttgggtacaccacaagaatacatgtatgaaagataaattacatcaggccatataaagtgagcatagatattcccgtctaaagatgataaagggtcataatccagatatagaccatcctaagagtctatgaataaaccaccacatacctatgtgccatctaggatggaatacctcatctaaggatgagatgaaaatcgggaatatatgttggataagagaacatgatctttctcccacgaattcagtgagaccatgagccaaacaaaggtgatcatattgtggccaaggtacacggattacatacaagatgaatccgactatccaacatcatggagaaagctataagctggtaaatagaaagtaaaagtggaatggttttaaccatccaagtcttggcaaagatcctcggaccagatatatatatatatattggacgttcataaacaaagaaagaatgatagccagacagacccgaaagaatgactaagtcataccagcttagcaccactatataaatgtcctagtagagacataatcaagttgctgtaaaagtctatacaagatagaccagaaTGTTCCATATATAATGAACCACGAATAGAAAAgttaaggtgctcataatgatagattcgggttcatgaaagagaaaccatactagacaatgagataagaccggccggtcctaaggtacaggtatcatacaatgtagccttgcaaactacaaagtattcaataatcctgataataataaaatctcaatcgattgtatcatgtctagaacgcgatagaacgcgatggaacattatataaagtgtcgacacatacacacactcataagtgataaagagaaagcacttgagcataagagatatgcgaggatcactaacccacgtaagatTACTCATCATAGAGAAATGAATGGGACATGGAGTTATAGTAAAGAATGAATatgatgggcgtattggccaaatacataagatagacgccatctaaccagtgaacagatgagtcttgtgaggaaaagaaaatcgtgagctgtagaacatgaaagtacagacaagtggtcgtacatgttgctacataaagcattcaaaaggaatggcttgatcacacaaggatactcacagggactaaggaacaaggaaataaattcctaggtggtgaatgctactacccaatatcgaaattaataaagatttgGACATCTAAggaagatgtagtagacattggatatatcactggatataaaggtaacataagataccttgagaaataagaaagaagttctcatagaacaacatcgttcctgcgttgttcatggactgaaatgcagctgcatacacacgatatgataagactaagtgatgcttagtagaaagttctataagaacgtttcaaatcagtccatatagtagtcaatatattccttgtgtttatacttaaagaaaggatgattaagatgattgattcttggaaaggctatgaagagactacgatgatctatagtagagatcattagccgtatataAAGGTTGGAATCTATGATCCAACataccaagaatagattgatcaaatggtctgagaatccatcagattcacgaccaaagggaaccataccgactaggatcatgtccgacctagttcaaccttaatcatcattggtcccTACCAATCTatcccgtccagcttgttccgaccagttcctctaggtcttaaatccgacctaaaccatccaagtgagaggaacgtcctattgaccaaaaagtggcttagctttgattaaacttcaaactataacacaatagccacttcatgaacataacgtggacatatactaaaagttcataaagagttttggtcaaaggatatgaataagatatatagtggacaagaacatagtccggatggattatggatgatgtcatgatccagacagatcatggacatacaaagacattcatggtcgaatttatctaagagagataaaccatatgatccgaatggaccatgaatatcatgaaagcattttgttgatgcaggttaccagtccgatccacacagtgctaagtcccaaaccggctatgttttcacatatggaggcacgaccatttcatggagatcagtcaagcagactatatcagccacatcatccaatcactcggatatattggcgatccatgaagcaagcggagagtgtgtctggttgaaactcatgacacaccatattcggacagcatgtgggatcacggatggtaaagacgagccgaccgttctttacgaagacaatacggcctgcatagctcagctcaaagatggttacatcaagggtgacaagactaagcatgttctccccaagttcttcttcaccaacgatcttcagaaagaaggagaggtcaaggtccTCTAAGTCAGATctagcgagaactcagccgacctcttcacttaggcattaccaacatgcacgctcaggaagcttatgcagcagattggtatgtgatcactgagaagccttcagtgatattcacttcaggggaagtaatgcggctgtactctttttcctatccatggcttcccgtttttaccacattgggtttttgggtttaccatggaaaggttttaacgaggcagtattccaaacgcattacaaactctagacggttatggcattacaatctcggtttttaacgagaCAGCATCTACGGCGTTTTGAAAGCACTTCGACATattggacatcaaggggaagtgttataaatattgtagtgatgtccatatggaaagtcctagatatacttgttccccactccaagttaagctttgtctccaagctattgtatcctatataaggagatcattattcatggaataagacacacaaattcctctcttctcttctcttctcttctttatttacaacattAAAATCTTTGTTTTTGAAAGGCATAAATTTACTCCTGACCATGATTTtgcttttaataaattttaatttgctTTGATTAATACAATACATAATAGTGTGAATTTAACTAATCTAGTTTAGCTTGTGTTGAAAAGAAGCCTGAAAGATCCATTTCTATACGTTTAATCTTGAACATTAGCTAGATTCCATAACTTGTTTATATATAGCTCACGActcatgtatatattttatagtttgatCCTTCTTATTTTCAAGGTGTGACCTTAGCACATAGGTGTCTAGCTAATTATACCAGTCTACAACCGAATTACATAACATAATCAACATGGTTCATtgagattaaaaagaaaaacccaaCAAAAAGCTAAAACCttcaaattataataattgtttAGTTCCCCAACGGCTTGATAATGAAACATTTGAGTCTGGTGTTCTTGCTCTCTTATGTGCAGCTTATGAAATATTCTCAGAAgcaaaaccattaaaatatgATCCTTGGGATGCACATTGACCAGACCTGAGATCGATTCCAATTTGTTAGTCTTGAGCTTCTACACCAAGCCAATGTGTCTCCCTCTTTTTCTTGCTTCCTCCCAAACCATATCCTCCTTGGTTCTTTAATCTTTTACGCCATATCAAAACTAGGATCTGTGACCCACTCTGGTTTTAGATTCTAGTCATATGAAGCTTTCTTGACGGTAAACACAGGTTTGCCATTGAGAGGCAAAAGATTCCAGTAAGAACCGTGCTGATCAATGCAACAGCTTAGCCATTTTATCTGATACGAACCAACTGGGAAACGTGAAACATCTAGCAAGCAGCTCGAAAATCCTTGTCCTCTCTCATTTGGTTCGAACTGCACAACCGCAGAAACACCGTTGCTCCAATCAAATCGACCTGAACCTTCAGGCTTCTTACCAGACTTTGTAATAGCATGATGAAACAGCCTGTTACTCATTTCTACCAGATCTTCATCTCTCCAAGGGGAACAAGACTTTTGGTTTCTTTTGGCTTCACCGCGTTGAGTCAAGGTGTGATAAGCTAGTTTAGTATAGAGGAGGCAATACAGTTTTGTTAGTCGAACAGGGACTCTCGGTTGTTGAATGTTTTTCGACTGAACACAAAGATCCAGTGACAGTTGAAAGCCTTGTTCCACTGTAACTGTATCGGGAGTACTCTTGATGCTGCTGTCTGAACTAAGAGCAAATAGCTCAGCACCAACACAAGGCctgaaatttaaatcaaaagaaaaacatattagTCGGTAAATACATCAAAGAAATAATCAGTTCTATATAAGTCAGCAAATAAGAGAATAACCTTATGTTAAAGAAATACTTTGGAATGCCAAAAGGAATCTGCATCCATTTCATAACTGCTTGTGAGAGTAGTTTCTGGAAACTCTTTGTAATCTCAGACATAATGTCCTCTTCGTGCATTGAATTTGAGCAGTTCTGCAGTTCTTGATTGCATGCAAGAGCATCTCTACAAATAGCGAGTAGCATCTTCACTTTGTTACAGACTTTAAGTACTTGATTCCTAGGCTGCAAGTGAGAACAGCTTTGTGATTCGTTTTCCTTACCGAGCAAACTAAGCATTTCGCAGATTGCAGGGTCCACCTTCCACAGCCTTTGAACTAAATCTTGTACAAGCCTCGAGGAAACACCACTTTGTGTACTGAAAGGAACCAAATTTTCATGAGAAGAGAAACTTGGGATGAAGATAACAACTCCAGCAGCAAAAGCCAGAACTGAACAGCTCAGTGAGAGAGTTGTGATAATGCTAGAGCTGCTATCATCTATGTCAACGAAACACGTCGCTAACATATCAAACTCCTTCGCCAACTTTTGAAGCTGATTACAGATACCAGGAAGCTGTTCCAGAGAATTACAACCAGT contains these protein-coding regions:
- the LOC130508016 gene encoding uncharacterized protein LOC130508016 → MSRLHHSDYPALDLNGDNYLDWAMNTSADLKSKGLGKCIKYGNDTLAYERRRAVLIMKKHLVKDLYDECSYINDPYDLWSRLNTMFFEPLLDESMKEWKALRFQDYESVDDYHFDLMRITYSLKLCGVVITNYDLLSKTRDTIHSKEVLLSQKAKGFTTYYDLLSYLSALEEKKQKRKVNLDKLDYVMEISAEYQCEMIYGDAEEAKKRKFGWTHIDDEIGLFIE